The Candidatus Saganbacteria bacterium genome includes a region encoding these proteins:
- a CDS encoding histidine triad nucleotide-binding protein, with protein sequence MTECVFCKIAGGKIKSDIIYQDDDVVAFNDMDPQAPVHILLVPKEHIERIEKVKDHSVVQKIFKAANKIVREKGLEKDGFRIVVNSGRHGGQAVFHLHFHLLGGRQMTWPPG encoded by the coding sequence ATGACCGAATGTGTTTTTTGCAAAATTGCCGGAGGGAAGATAAAATCTGATATCATATATCAGGATGATGATGTCGTTGCTTTTAACGATATGGATCCCCAGGCGCCGGTTCATATTCTTTTGGTACCTAAAGAGCATATTGAAAGGATCGAAAAGGTAAAGGATCATTCAGTAGTCCAAAAGATATTTAAGGCGGCAAATAAGATAGTCAGGGAAAAGGGCCTTGAAAAAGACGGGTTCAGGATCGTGGTAAATTCAGGGCGTCACGGGGGGCAGGCGGTATTTCACCTGCACTTCCATCTTTTAGGGGGCAGGCAGATGACCTGGCCTCCCGGATAG
- the rpsU gene encoding 30S ribosomal protein S21, protein MKLAKIEIRKEESIDKALRKFKSKIRKEGILEEMKRREFYEKPSQRRRREKAQAVKRERRRQRESDLQ, encoded by the coding sequence ATTAAATTGGCCAAGATCGAGATAAGAAAAGAAGAATCGATCGACAAGGCTCTCAGGAAATTCAAAAGCAAGATAAGAAAAGAAGGCATACTCGAAGAGATGAAGAGAAGGGAATTCTACGAGAAACCGTCCCAAAGAAGAAGACGCGAAAAAGCCCAGGCCGTAAAGCGCGAAAGAAGAAGACAAAGAGAATCAGATCTTCAATGA
- a CDS encoding LptF/LptG family permease: MKIVDRYLISELGIPFLIGIIGFVLIMTTDLLFTFVDMIINKGVPAWAIIRLILYKLPSIMVLTFPVSFLFAAAIVLGRMARESELAAMRTSGVSFFRIAAPILAVSLAVSAAAFVTNEAVVPVANRISDRIIREIVYKQPPADVKEQVFFRDNFNRFIYVRRFYPRTSTMDDVMIYDMSGGKFPKVITAKTGSITPDRWFLKDGAIHSYDDTGKINYAAGFSDMDITVKDDFMNFSDQKTSDEMSSGELFGTIKTLKQAGVNTTMLATDFQMKFSIPMTTLVFAMLSIPLSIPAQRAGKSWGFALSIIVIFTFYVFASVFRSMGRGGMVSPMIAAWLPPVLVSLIGGSLILREGSK, translated from the coding sequence ATGAAAATCGTCGACCGTTATTTGATAAGCGAGCTTGGGATCCCGTTCCTTATCGGGATAATAGGTTTTGTCCTGATAATGACCACAGACCTTCTGTTCACGTTCGTCGACATGATAATAAACAAGGGGGTCCCAGCGTGGGCGATCATCCGGCTGATCCTGTATAAACTTCCGTCCATAATGGTCCTGACTTTTCCCGTCTCCTTCCTTTTTGCCGCAGCGATCGTCCTCGGCCGCATGGCAAGAGAGAGCGAGCTCGCCGCGATGAGGACATCCGGCGTGAGTTTTTTCAGGATCGCAGCTCCGATACTCGCGGTATCGCTCGCGGTGAGCGCCGCGGCTTTCGTGACGAACGAGGCGGTAGTCCCGGTCGCGAACCGCATTTCAGACCGCATAATAAGGGAGATAGTATACAAACAGCCTCCGGCTGACGTTAAGGAGCAGGTATTCTTCAGGGATAACTTCAACAGGTTCATTTATGTCAGGAGATTTTATCCCAGGACGTCTACCATGGATGACGTGATGATATATGACATGTCGGGCGGAAAATTTCCGAAAGTCATCACGGCGAAGACCGGATCGATAACTCCTGACAGGTGGTTCTTGAAGGACGGCGCGATCCACAGCTATGATGACACGGGTAAAATAAATTACGCGGCCGGGTTTTCAGATATGGACATCACGGTAAAGGATGACTTCATGAATTTTTCGGACCAGAAGACCTCGGACGAGATGAGCAGCGGGGAGCTGTTCGGCACGATAAAGACCCTGAAGCAGGCGGGAGTGAACACCACGATGCTTGCGACGGATTTCCAGATGAAGTTTTCCATCCCGATGACGACACTAGTATTCGCGATGCTTTCTATCCCGCTCAGCATTCCCGCCCAGAGAGCAGGTAAGTCCTGGGGTTTTGCGCTCTCGATAATAGTCATTTTCACTTTTTACGTTTTCGCTTCGGTTTTCAGGTCTATGGGCAGGGGAGGCATGGTGTCCCCTATGATAGCTGCATGGCTTCCTCCTGTTTTAGTGTCTTTGATAGGCGGATCGCTTATTTTACGGGAAGGATCGAAATGA
- the fliI gene encoding flagellar protein export ATPase FliI has product MIDFEKYHKAVERSEGIRVIGKVIQVVGLILEAQVQGVSIGDLCIIRLNKGNADDIRYGEVVGFKEGRVLLMPLGTTTGISPGSEVLAAGHPLMVKVGQGLLGRVLGGLGEPIDDKGPLITEEERPLDADPPDPVKRPRVTEIIRAGIRAIDGLLTLGRGQRIGIFAGSGVGKSTLMGMLARNAEADVNVIALIGERGREVRDFIEESLGEEGLKKSVVVVATSDQPPLVRLKASFVATAIAEYFRDQDKKVIFMMDSVTRFAYAQRDVGLASGEPPTTRGYTPSVFAMLPRLMERSGTAEIGSITGLYTILVEGDDFNEPIADQSRSILDGHIILSRALAAKNHYPAIDVLPSVSRLMSNLVSDEHKEAAGKLREVLARYSEAEDLINIGAYVKGSNPKIDEAIAKIDAVNEFLKQGTFEQVMFEDMLDQLLSIFY; this is encoded by the coding sequence TTGATAGATTTTGAAAAATACCACAAAGCCGTAGAACGTTCCGAAGGAATAAGGGTCATCGGAAAGGTCATCCAGGTCGTCGGATTGATCCTTGAGGCGCAGGTGCAGGGGGTCTCAATAGGAGACCTCTGTATCATCAGGCTGAATAAGGGAAACGCCGATGACATCAGGTATGGGGAGGTCGTCGGATTCAAGGAAGGAAGGGTCCTTCTGATGCCGCTCGGCACGACCACGGGGATATCTCCGGGTTCCGAAGTCCTTGCCGCGGGACATCCTCTGATGGTAAAAGTAGGCCAAGGGCTTTTGGGCAGGGTGCTCGGAGGTCTGGGAGAGCCTATTGATGATAAAGGCCCTTTGATAACCGAAGAAGAAAGGCCTCTTGACGCCGATCCTCCGGACCCGGTGAAAAGACCGAGGGTGACGGAAATAATCAGGGCCGGGATCCGGGCGATAGACGGGCTGCTTACTTTGGGAAGAGGGCAAAGGATCGGGATCTTTGCCGGTTCAGGAGTGGGTAAATCGACGTTGATGGGCATGCTCGCGAGGAACGCGGAAGCGGATGTAAACGTCATAGCGCTCATCGGAGAGCGCGGAAGAGAAGTAAGGGATTTTATCGAGGAATCGCTGGGAGAAGAGGGCCTGAAAAAATCCGTCGTAGTGGTGGCGACATCGGACCAGCCGCCTCTGGTCAGGCTAAAAGCGTCTTTTGTGGCTACGGCTATAGCGGAATATTTCAGGGACCAGGACAAAAAGGTCATCTTCATGATGGATTCGGTGACGCGCTTTGCGTACGCGCAAAGGGACGTGGGGCTGGCGTCCGGAGAGCCTCCCACGACGAGAGGTTATACTCCGTCGGTCTTTGCGATGCTGCCGAGGCTTATGGAAAGGTCAGGCACGGCGGAGATAGGTTCCATCACCGGACTTTACACCATACTTGTCGAAGGAGATGATTTCAACGAACCTATAGCCGATCAGTCAAGGAGCATTCTTGACGGCCATATAATACTGTCCAGGGCGCTTGCGGCAAAGAACCATTATCCGGCGATAGATGTGCTTCCGAGCGTGAGCCGGTTGATGTCTAACCTTGTTTCGGATGAGCACAAAGAAGCGGCCGGAAAGCTCAGGGAGGTTCTGGCGCGCTACAGCGAAGCCGAAGACCTCATCAATATCGGTGCTTATGTAAAAGGGTCCAACCCGAAGATCGACGAGGCGATCGCAAAGATCGACGCGGTCAACGAATTCCTCAAACAGGGCACTTTTGAACAGGTAATGTTCGAGGACATGCTTGACCAGCTCCTTTCAATATTTTACTGA
- a CDS encoding PfkB family carbohydrate kinase produces MSVLIAGTVALDDLKTPFGERKNVLGGSAVHASVSAGFFSPVKLLSIVGRDFPKRHLDFLSSRRIDLKGLKISKGKTFHWEGFYEYDMNQAHSVRTDLNVLTLFDHKLPRGYEKCEYVFLANIDPEIQLRIISQLKKPKLIVADTMNYWISNKRRALEKVIKKVDIMLLNDMEARQLTGSPNLIRAASDVLKAGAKYVIIKKGEHGALLFSKKSHFSAPSYPQEKLTDPTGAGDSFAGGFIGYLAKSGDLSGRNMRKAVIVGTVMASFNVEDFSLDALRRLKYRDIIGRFKKIKKYSHFDGI; encoded by the coding sequence ATGTCAGTCCTGATAGCGGGCACAGTAGCCCTTGACGACCTTAAGACCCCGTTCGGCGAAAGGAAGAACGTGCTCGGAGGCTCGGCGGTGCATGCAAGCGTTTCCGCCGGTTTTTTTTCACCGGTAAAGCTCCTCAGCATAGTAGGAAGGGATTTCCCGAAAAGACATCTGGACTTTTTAAGTTCAAGGCGCATAGACCTGAAAGGCCTTAAGATCTCGAAAGGAAAGACTTTCCACTGGGAAGGGTTCTATGAATATGACATGAACCAGGCCCATTCGGTCAGGACGGACCTTAATGTGTTGACGCTGTTCGATCACAAGCTCCCCCGGGGATATGAAAAATGCGAATATGTGTTCCTTGCCAATATCGATCCGGAAATACAGCTCAGGATAATATCACAATTAAAAAAGCCGAAGCTCATCGTCGCGGACACGATGAATTACTGGATATCGAACAAACGCAGAGCGCTTGAAAAAGTGATAAAAAAAGTAGATATCATGCTTTTAAACGATATGGAAGCAAGGCAGCTGACGGGTAGTCCCAACCTGATACGCGCCGCCTCGGACGTGCTTAAAGCCGGGGCAAAGTATGTTATAATAAAAAAAGGAGAGCACGGAGCCCTTCTTTTTTCAAAAAAATCACATTTTTCGGCACCATCATACCCGCAGGAAAAATTGACGGACCCGACAGGAGCAGGCGACAGTTTCGCGGGCGGCTTCATAGGTTATCTTGCAAAGAGCGGGGATCTGAGCGGCAGGAATATGAGGAAAGCCGTGATAGTGGGAACGGTAATGGCGTCCTTTAACGTCGAGGATTTTTCGCTCGACGCTTTAAGGAGATTAAAATACAGAGATATCATCGGAAGATTCAAAAAAATAAAGAAATATTCGCATTTTGACGGAATTTAA
- a CDS encoding bifunctional (p)ppGpp synthetase/guanosine-3',5'-bis(diphosphate) 3'-pyrophosphohydrolase, translating into MQDITELLEKIKFYAPSADLALVQKAADFSSKVHEGQKRLSGDPYISHPIAVAKILAELEQDSTTIAAALLHDTIEDASVDEKTLTREFGGTITKLVAGITKLRQLTFESREQRQAENFRKMFFAMAEDIRIIIIKLADRLHNMKTLDFLSGDRQLDIAAETREIYAPLAHRLGMWRLKWELEDLSFYYLERDKYDSIKNLVNQKREEREKFVNEFIAQVTQAVLKVEINASIAGRSKHFYSIYNKIVQKNVEFDDIYDLIAIRVIVDSVKDCYAVLGVIHSIWKPIPGRFRDFIAIPKSNGYQSLHTTVMGSFGKPVEIQIRTKEMHKVAEYGVAAHWRYKEGATDSDFDAKLAWLRQMLEYQKEVKDAKDFLENLKIDLFIDEVFVYSPKGDVYDLPIDATPVDFAYHVHTQVGHRCVGAKVNGKIVPLDHRLSNGDIVEILTSNKDNPKLNWLNFVRTSGGKTKIKQWFKKQKREENIDRGKASFEEELKSIGVNDLSVITDSILKDIYEKHNAGTKEDLFALIGNGELSSVQLARECRKSLEKNNIIETAEEEIPRVKTAPQKEKKTKQGINVRGMDNILIRLGKCCFPLPGDEIIGFVTKGRGITVHRLDCSNVAEAKDINNKVVEVEWDKLSETAYPVNIEIEAFDRVGVLKDILSQISETKTNIESAEIRTKRGSSAILNLVVDVRDTTHLKIVTDAIRKISDVYDVHRFAAVK; encoded by the coding sequence ATGCAGGACATCACGGAACTTTTAGAAAAAATAAAGTTTTACGCTCCTTCCGCTGATCTTGCGCTTGTCCAGAAAGCCGCGGATTTTTCCTCGAAAGTTCACGAGGGGCAAAAACGCCTTTCGGGAGACCCTTATATTTCGCATCCCATTGCCGTGGCAAAGATACTTGCCGAGCTGGAGCAGGACTCTACCACGATCGCAGCGGCCCTCCTTCACGATACCATTGAAGACGCTTCCGTAGACGAGAAGACCCTCACAAGAGAGTTCGGCGGCACAATCACAAAACTGGTCGCGGGAATTACAAAACTGCGGCAGCTTACGTTCGAGTCAAGGGAACAGCGGCAGGCGGAAAATTTCAGGAAGATGTTCTTCGCGATGGCAGAGGATATCCGAATAATAATCATCAAGCTTGCCGACCGGCTGCACAATATGAAGACCCTCGATTTTTTATCCGGCGACAGACAGCTCGACATTGCGGCTGAGACAAGAGAGATCTATGCTCCGCTTGCGCACAGGCTCGGCATGTGGCGCCTTAAGTGGGAGCTTGAAGACCTTTCATTTTATTATCTTGAACGGGATAAATATGACAGCATCAAGAACCTGGTCAACCAGAAGAGGGAAGAGCGGGAAAAGTTCGTGAACGAGTTCATCGCTCAGGTGACCCAGGCGGTATTAAAAGTGGAGATCAACGCTTCGATAGCGGGAAGGTCAAAACATTTTTACAGCATATACAACAAGATCGTGCAGAAGAACGTCGAGTTCGACGACATATACGATCTCATCGCGATACGCGTCATAGTAGATTCCGTTAAGGATTGTTACGCGGTGCTTGGCGTCATCCATTCTATATGGAAACCTATCCCCGGCAGGTTCCGTGATTTTATTGCGATCCCTAAATCCAACGGCTACCAGTCGCTGCACACTACGGTGATGGGTTCCTTCGGAAAACCAGTGGAGATACAGATCAGGACAAAAGAGATGCATAAAGTGGCAGAATACGGCGTTGCGGCGCACTGGCGGTATAAAGAAGGCGCGACCGACAGTGATTTTGACGCGAAACTCGCGTGGCTTAGGCAAATGCTCGAATACCAGAAAGAGGTGAAGGACGCAAAGGACTTTCTGGAGAACCTCAAAATAGACCTTTTCATTGACGAAGTCTTTGTATATTCGCCTAAAGGTGATGTGTATGACCTTCCTATAGACGCGACGCCGGTGGATTTCGCCTATCATGTCCACACCCAGGTCGGCCACAGGTGCGTAGGAGCTAAGGTGAACGGAAAGATCGTGCCGCTTGATCACAGGCTGAGCAACGGCGATATAGTTGAGATATTAACGAGCAATAAGGATAACCCCAAACTCAACTGGCTCAATTTTGTCAGGACCTCTGGAGGAAAGACAAAGATAAAACAGTGGTTCAAGAAGCAGAAAAGGGAAGAAAACATTGACAGGGGAAAAGCTTCTTTCGAGGAAGAGTTAAAAAGCATCGGAGTAAACGACCTCTCGGTGATCACCGACAGCATATTAAAGGATATTTATGAAAAGCATAATGCCGGAACAAAGGAAGACCTTTTTGCTCTTATCGGGAACGGCGAACTTTCCTCCGTCCAGCTTGCCAGGGAGTGCAGAAAATCGTTAGAAAAGAACAATATCATCGAAACGGCAGAAGAAGAGATCCCCAGGGTAAAAACCGCGCCGCAAAAAGAAAAAAAGACAAAGCAGGGTATAAATGTCCGCGGCATGGATAATATCCTGATACGGCTCGGGAAATGCTGTTTCCCGCTTCCGGGCGATGAAATAATCGGGTTCGTCACAAAGGGCCGCGGCATTACCGTCCACAGGCTTGACTGCAGTAACGTTGCCGAGGCAAAAGATATAAATAATAAAGTCGTGGAGGTGGAATGGGACAAACTCAGCGAGACCGCATATCCGGTCAATATTGAGATCGAGGCTTTTGACAGGGTAGGAGTATTAAAAGACATATTGTCCCAGATATCCGAGACAAAGACCAATATTGAATCGGCCGAGATCAGGACAAAGCGCGGCAGCAGCGCGATACTCAACCTTGTGGTCGACGTAAGGGATACAACGCACCTTAAGATCGTGACGGATGCCATACGCAAGATCTCGGACGTGTATGATGTCCATCGTTTTGCCGCGGTAAAATAA
- the glyS gene encoding glycine--tRNA ligase subunit beta: protein MAKTNFLLEIGVEEVPARFLDGVLQSLCENVKKALEERRVGFDAIQVCGTMKRLVLFVEGILEKQQDMMSEVKGPPKKIAFNPDGTATKAALGFAASQDLKPKDLIVRQTNEGEYVYAVRNEKGISTKKVLTDVIPKAILSIHLPISMKWQDGDISFIRPIHYIMAFLGKDPVRFSVGKISASDKTLGHRFLSDSVMHAYNGGADLQKFEEFLEKLGVMLDREKRKSRIIKGIKNHEERTKEKIFADEDLINEVSNIVEYPQVLEGKFDRQFIMVLPQDVIYTVVKNQQKCFPAQQSGSFLIVADGVKEKEIISGYEQVVNARLHDAKFFYDEDVKIPLDKNIEKMKKIVYHEKIGSMWDKTRRIVKLSCWLAAQLTDNKETIAQVERAAELSKADLATHMVGEFSSLAGAMGREYSLVAGEDIRISRAIYEHYLPRFAGDAVPTEVQGAVIGIADRMDSIASCFAADIIPTGSVDPYGLRRAASGIVSIMMKKNIGIPLSKLAEKSMEILNISDAGKKGRIIDFIKQRLKVVLEGEGVRYDVCDSVLAISDDLIPAYCKAFEIMKALEDAWLKAVILAADRINRIVGDAKTSNIDTEAFTQSEERELYRNYCQIKDIVKEHLSGKEYAKALFDYKVMTRPVDVFFEKVLVMHQDDKVRANRLALLNGVKSLYMMFADFSKIVI from the coding sequence ATGGCAAAGACCAACTTTTTACTTGAGATAGGAGTGGAGGAAGTGCCGGCAAGGTTCCTTGACGGGGTGCTTCAAAGCCTCTGCGAAAACGTAAAAAAGGCGCTCGAAGAACGCCGCGTCGGCTTTGACGCGATACAAGTTTGCGGGACGATGAAAAGGCTGGTGCTTTTTGTCGAAGGCATTTTGGAAAAACAGCAGGACATGATGTCCGAAGTTAAAGGCCCGCCCAAGAAGATCGCGTTCAACCCGGACGGCACAGCCACAAAAGCCGCTTTGGGATTTGCCGCTTCGCAGGACCTAAAACCAAAAGACCTTATTGTCAGGCAGACAAATGAAGGAGAGTATGTTTATGCCGTCAGGAACGAAAAAGGCATCAGCACTAAGAAAGTGCTTACAGACGTTATCCCGAAGGCAATACTCTCCATCCACCTGCCGATATCGATGAAATGGCAGGACGGCGACATTTCTTTCATAAGGCCCATACATTATATTATGGCGTTCCTGGGCAAAGACCCGGTGAGATTTTCGGTAGGAAAAATATCCGCGTCAGACAAGACTTTGGGACACAGGTTTTTGTCGGACTCTGTGATGCACGCCTATAATGGCGGCGCCGATCTGCAAAAATTCGAAGAATTTCTTGAAAAACTCGGGGTCATGCTGGACCGGGAAAAAAGAAAAAGCCGGATAATCAAGGGCATAAAAAACCACGAGGAACGGACCAAGGAAAAAATATTCGCGGATGAAGACCTGATAAATGAAGTCTCAAATATCGTCGAATATCCGCAGGTGCTTGAAGGCAAGTTCGACAGGCAGTTCATAATGGTCCTGCCGCAGGACGTGATCTATACGGTCGTGAAGAATCAGCAAAAATGCTTCCCTGCGCAGCAGAGCGGGTCCTTTTTGATCGTTGCCGACGGCGTGAAAGAGAAAGAGATAATATCAGGTTACGAGCAGGTCGTGAACGCGAGGCTGCACGATGCCAAATTCTTTTATGACGAGGACGTGAAGATACCGCTCGACAAGAACATCGAGAAGATGAAGAAGATCGTCTACCACGAAAAGATAGGGAGCATGTGGGACAAGACACGTAGGATCGTAAAACTATCCTGCTGGCTTGCGGCTCAGCTCACCGATAACAAGGAGACGATCGCCCAGGTAGAGAGGGCCGCGGAGCTTTCAAAAGCCGACCTTGCAACGCATATGGTCGGCGAGTTCTCCAGCCTTGCCGGTGCGATGGGCAGGGAATACAGTCTTGTTGCCGGTGAGGATATTCGGATAAGCCGCGCGATATATGAACATTATCTTCCCAGGTTCGCGGGCGATGCGGTCCCTACGGAGGTCCAGGGAGCGGTAATAGGGATAGCCGACCGGATGGATTCGATCGCATCCTGTTTCGCGGCGGATATTATCCCGACCGGGTCGGTAGACCCGTACGGGTTGAGAAGGGCGGCATCAGGCATCGTCTCCATAATGATGAAAAAAAACATCGGGATACCGCTTTCAAAGCTGGCCGAAAAAAGCATGGAGATCCTGAATATATCGGATGCCGGCAAAAAAGGCAGGATCATTGATTTCATAAAACAAAGGTTAAAAGTCGTGCTTGAAGGGGAAGGTGTCAGATATGATGTCTGTGATAGTGTCCTTGCGATCTCGGACGATCTCATCCCCGCGTACTGCAAGGCGTTCGAAATAATGAAAGCACTTGAAGATGCCTGGTTAAAGGCAGTGATCCTTGCTGCGGACAGGATAAACAGGATCGTCGGGGACGCCAAGACTTCAAATATCGATACCGAAGCATTCACGCAGAGTGAGGAAAGGGAACTTTACAGGAACTATTGCCAGATAAAAGATATTGTAAAGGAACATCTTTCGGGAAAAGAATATGCCAAGGCCCTTTTTGACTATAAGGTCATGACAAGGCCGGTCGACGTGTTCTTTGAAAAAGTCCTTGTGATGCACCAGGATGATAAGGTCAGGGCTAACCGCCTGGCGCTTTTAAACGGTGTAAAAAGTCTCTATATGATGTTCGCTGATTTTTCAAAGATCGTTATTTAA
- the proS gene encoding proline--tRNA ligase — translation MKNLLIPTLREDPSEAEVISHRLMLRAGYIRKLAAGIYSYLPLMNRVLKKIEKIIRREMDAAGAQELLLPAVQPAELWQETGRWDIYGKELMRIKDRHERDFCLGPTHEEVITDLVRNNISSYKQLPVMLYQIQTKFRDEIRPRFGLMRGREFIMKDCYSFDRDQKGLDESYKKMNKAYCNIFDRCGLRYRVVEADPGAIGGGFSQEFMVLANTGEDEIVYCSDCSFAVSKALSNIESDNSCPRCSKGVLKIERGIEVGHIFQLGTKYSEKMQALYLDEDGLRKPYIMGCYGIGVGRTAAAAIEQNHDDNGIIWPVQIAPFHVAVIPVNTSDPKQIEAAEKIYGVLIAMGIEALLDDRDERAGVKFKDMDLIGIPVKVIIGKALSDGNVEIVLRAGGKKEIVALETAAEAVKKAVSCQS, via the coding sequence ATGAAAAACCTGCTTATACCGACACTGCGGGAAGATCCTTCCGAAGCCGAGGTGATAAGCCACCGCCTGATGCTGAGGGCCGGTTATATCAGAAAGCTTGCGGCAGGCATCTATTCATACCTTCCCCTGATGAACAGGGTGCTAAAAAAGATAGAAAAGATCATCAGGCGCGAAATGGACGCGGCCGGAGCTCAGGAGCTGCTTTTGCCGGCGGTCCAGCCGGCGGAGCTCTGGCAGGAAACGGGAAGATGGGATATCTACGGCAAAGAACTTATGAGGATAAAGGACCGCCACGAGCGGGACTTCTGCCTGGGCCCGACGCATGAAGAAGTCATCACCGACCTTGTAAGGAACAACATCTCTTCTTACAAACAGCTTCCCGTCATGCTCTACCAGATACAGACCAAATTCCGCGACGAGATAAGGCCGAGGTTCGGGCTCATGCGAGGGAGAGAGTTCATAATGAAGGACTGCTACAGCTTTGACAGGGACCAGAAAGGGCTGGATGAGAGCTACAAAAAGATGAACAAAGCGTACTGCAACATATTTGACCGCTGCGGCCTGCGTTACCGTGTCGTTGAGGCGGATCCCGGAGCTATCGGAGGAGGATTTTCCCAGGAATTCATGGTGCTTGCAAATACCGGAGAGGACGAGATCGTTTATTGCAGCGACTGTTCTTTTGCGGTCTCCAAGGCTTTGTCAAATATCGAATCAGACAATTCCTGCCCAAGATGTTCAAAAGGCGTGCTTAAGATAGAAAGAGGCATCGAGGTCGGGCACATATTCCAGCTCGGCACAAAATATTCCGAAAAAATGCAGGCGCTCTATCTTGACGAGGACGGCCTCCGCAAGCCCTATATTATGGGATGCTACGGCATAGGCGTGGGAAGGACCGCCGCGGCAGCCATAGAACAAAACCATGACGATAACGGCATCATATGGCCGGTACAGATAGCTCCGTTCCATGTCGCTGTGATCCCGGTAAACACTTCTGACCCGAAACAGATCGAAGCAGCGGAAAAGATCTACGGCGTCCTGATAGCAATGGGCATCGAAGCTCTGCTTGATGACAGGGATGAAAGGGCGGGGGTCAAGTTTAAGGACATGGACCTGATCGGGATACCGGTCAAGGTGATCATCGGCAAGGCTCTTTCGGACGGGAATGTGGAAATAGTTCTGAGAGCAGGCGGAAAAAAAGAAATAGTCGCACTGGAGACCGCAGCGGAAGCGGTCAAAAAGGCAGTATCATGTCAGTCCTGA
- a CDS encoding class II aldolase/adducin family protein, whose translation MFKRFESAAKILFQSGLNDSHSGNISSKESDGIFITSRFAIPALLKEQDIILVDSEKSGDNDALASRDLPIHRAIYQSSTAKAVIHAHLPSALALSITENKILPQDTKGQALFPQGLSILKPRQGAEKEELIRMIIPVLGPVPGAVVIKGYGVFAYGNSIEEALEIITALEMSSKVWLSTKLIPQKISQGQSMGHNQGQRTFEHRKRTAIPPGIGVMDRRSGISSYRRDKNR comes from the coding sequence GTGTTCAAAAGATTTGAGTCCGCGGCGAAGATCCTTTTTCAGTCAGGGTTAAATGATTCTCACAGCGGCAACATCAGCTCAAAGGAAAGCGACGGCATATTCATCACATCAAGGTTCGCGATACCGGCGCTTTTAAAAGAGCAGGATATTATCCTGGTCGACAGCGAAAAAAGCGGCGATAACGATGCTTTAGCTTCGCGGGATCTTCCTATACACAGGGCGATCTATCAAAGCTCTACGGCTAAAGCGGTAATACACGCGCATCTGCCGAGCGCATTGGCGCTGTCAATAACCGAGAACAAGATACTGCCGCAGGATACGAAAGGCCAGGCACTATTTCCCCAGGGGCTTTCAATACTTAAACCAAGGCAGGGCGCGGAAAAAGAAGAGCTGATCAGGATGATAATTCCCGTTCTTGGTCCGGTCCCGGGAGCCGTGGTGATAAAAGGATACGGGGTATTTGCTTACGGCAATTCGATCGAAGAAGCTCTTGAGATAATCACAGCTCTTGAGATGTCGTCCAAAGTCTGGCTTTCCACAAAACTGATACCGCAAAAAATAAGCCAGGGCCAAAGCATGGGCCATAACCAGGGACAGCGCACGTTCGAACACCGCAAAAGGACCGCTATTCCTCCGGGCATCGGAGTTATGGACCGCAGGAGCGGGATAAGCAGCTACCGCCGAGACAAGAACAGATAA
- the ricT gene encoding regulatory iron-sulfur-containing complex subunit RicT produces MNKGLGVKFRKFNNISPLKGYKQESLKIGAPVIVETDRGTEYGWIVVIKGDKGRHAGTDIKLRKVLRYADEKDTAKADMLAKKEKELFCQACSRITTNHIPIKLLNAEIMFDESRMILYYKITDAKKNFQTKDVIKELSGLFGMRIEMHMISARDEARIFSGFGICGRSLCCSTFLEDFPHVTVKILKEQGIAMNPSKVCGICGKLLCCLKYEYEGKE; encoded by the coding sequence ATGAATAAAGGTCTGGGAGTTAAATTCAGGAAGTTCAACAATATCTCTCCGCTCAAGGGCTACAAGCAGGAAAGCCTTAAGATCGGCGCGCCTGTGATCGTCGAGACCGATAGGGGCACCGAATACGGATGGATAGTGGTCATAAAAGGCGACAAAGGACGCCACGCCGGTACCGATATAAAATTGCGCAAGGTCCTGAGATACGCCGACGAAAAAGATACGGCCAAGGCCGACATGCTTGCTAAAAAGGAAAAAGAGCTTTTCTGCCAGGCCTGTTCCAGGATCACAACGAACCATATACCGATAAAGCTGCTTAATGCGGAAATAATGTTTGACGAAAGCAGGATGATACTTTACTATAAAATAACCGACGCGAAAAAGAACTTCCAGACAAAGGATGTTATAAAAGAACTCTCCGGGCTTTTCGGGATGAGGATCGAGATGCACATGATAAGCGCGAGGGACGAAGCGAGGATATTCTCGGGTTTCGGCATCTGCGGCCGTTCGCTATGCTGCAGCACTTTTCTTGAGGACTTTCCTCATGTGACGGTAAAGATATTGAAAGAGCAGGGAATAGCCATGAACCCGTCAAAAGTCTGCGGTATTTGCGGAAAACTGCTTTGTTGTCTAAAATATGAATATGAAGGGAAGGAGTAA